Sequence from the Solea senegalensis isolate Sse05_10M linkage group LG1, IFAPA_SoseM_1, whole genome shotgun sequence genome:
ATTGTCTCATTTCGTACTGAATTTCATGCTTTAGCTTGTCTGAGGCCAGTGCAATGATGGGCTGTGGAAAGCTGTTTTCACATGAGTTATTTGGATGTTGAGCTTGTTGCAGAGCAGCCTGTGATAACCACGGTTGTTGTGGACATAGGACCAAGGGGCCAGGCTCCACAGCAGCCAGTCAGCTGGTTCAGTCCGAGCTGTGAGTCGACGGTTTCAAACACCACTACCCTCTCAGGCCTCCATTAACTTCCTCTGGTGCCACGCTCACTGATCCTGCTTCAACCTGTTCTTATTCACTCCtcgtgtgtttgtcagtgagcGACCAGCTGTTGGACTGCCAGCAGACACAATGCTGTGTAAATGGAGGGCCGTGTACCAGGACATTTAAGTTGAGTTGGTGAAATATAATTATGTTAAAGAATTTAATTTTCATTGGGGGTCAACTCAGATGTGTTATTAAAATTCCCCATTACTCGATGGCAttttatattgtacatttaaaagtttGGCTCTTGTACTtgaatataaatgaagtgaataaaatgaatatggATGCTGGAATCTGACAGCTGTAATGGTCAAATTTAACTCTTCATTTTTATAGAACAACATAAAATGACTCTTACAACATGTTTATATTGAAACATGTTTATACATTGACATTTAATGCacgtttaattaaaacacagatgcacacagatgttccaagttcttttgtttcttttaaaggtTTCCATCCTTCACACCTTTACCGCACATCCAAAGCAAAAGTGCACAATGGCAACGCAATGTAACAGCCGTCAGTCAGAGAGAACACTAGCTCGCCGTAAGGACAGAACGCAGCTTTTCTTGATTAGATGAAAAGTTCGCCGAGTGTGTTGcagtgtgaaatgtgaagaaaCAATATGGGCTCTGTTGTCCAGGTATCGTctcacaaatgttttcttttggtgCTTCTGGACAGCATCCTACAAGAGCTCAACAAAGAGATGGAATAGCATAGTGCATGGTTGGAGGAGGGGATGGGGTTTGATCCTCTTGTATGTCCCTTAGCCCTCCATCCCAAAGTCCTCTGTGAACTTCTGGATCTTCAGCAGGTCTTCACTTCTGACCGTGGGGCGGGTAGTGGACAGAGAGCGCAGCATGTCTGACTGCAAAGAAGGGAGCGACACCATCTCTTAACATTTTTTCCCTTGTGGCCCAAGTTAAATGGATAATTTGCGTAGTTTCCGTGAATTCAGCTGGTGTAGATTTCATTAAGGGTGGCTTTCAAGTGGCTAAAGTCATATTTTCCTTGGGTTTCCTGCtgataacagtgtttttttctgtctcagaCTTGATACAGGGGGTGTGGGTGACACTGTCAGCACAGACTCATATGACCACACATCAAAAAGCCTGAACTACATCTTCAACCACCTGTTGGGGTGACTTTGACATCACAACAGAGCAGCCTTTAACGGGCAACTCAAATTACTGGTTGCCATTCTGGTGTTATGTAACACACAACTGTACATTAGCATGCCATAAGCCCTTACCATAACAAAATCCCTGAACTTTCCCCTTGACTTGATGTCTGTCCAGTTTCTAAAATTTCTACGCTTTAGAAAACCATCTACTGTTCACCTCACCATGCATACTATGGGCTCCAGTAGCTTATCACTAGGTACATCAATCCAGGTCATCTCTATGGCTTCAGGTTCGCCAGGGGAGCACGGGGTCAAGAGGTCGTCCACCATCAGCTGGTTGTTGCTGCGGGACGGACCCTGAATCTGtaaaaaaagtgattatttaATTGAAATGGGATTTTAATTGGAATATCTTACAGACAACAAGACATGACAAACtcaaaactgaatttaaaaaatgagtgaaaagaGTGCTTTTAGGCTCCAGTTATTGGTACTTAATAACCGACCCACCTGACCAATACTAGAATAAATAAGTATCGCAAGAGTGAAAATTAGGATTAAACATACCAATGACTACAGTAAATGCTGTCTTTGATGAGCCCACCTTTTTGAAGTGTGTAGCAGATTGGACCTTCCTGACTGGCTGCATGAGAGCGTCCCGGACGATGATGCTGATGTCAGCTCCTGAGTAGCCGTCTGTGTTGTGGGCGAGCTGCGACAGGTTGGCCGGGCTCAGACTGTGAGGGGTGTTGCCCAGATGAAGGCGAAACATCTGAGCCCGGGCCGGCTCCTCTGGCAGTGGGATGTAGATGCGCTTCTCAAACCTGCCGAACGAGTCCCGGGCGGAGTTCAGTTTAGTCGCACAATGACCAGGCATCCATaattataacacacacaggttgctGACAGATTGTATGTACGTATGGAtctgaggagggaggagctCTGAAAATGGAGACATTGGTAAACCCCCGGTGGTTTTAGAGACTGGACCTTTCACCATTGCTGTTTCTCTGTTAGTTGACCAAGGCTACATGAAAACTGAAGAAGTCAAACATGACGTTAGTGACATCGATGATTTAATCATCGTATGGATGCCAAATTTAAGATGTTGGTGTCACCAGGACTGATATCACTGTCATGTTTGATGTTATCATTTTTGTAAACATGAGCCTACACTGGTTACATCCTTGCTGTGAATGTATCCATCCAAAAAGACCTTGAAATAAACGTGAATAACAAACTGGTGGAGTATCACAGTGACCGCTGACCTTCTGCGTATGGCAGCATCAAGCACCCAGGGGATGTTGGTGGCTCCCAGCACCAAGACACCATCACTGTTGTTTCCCACACCTATAGAACCAGAGAGCAGTCTGTCGTCATAAAACATGTCTTGATTCCCCTCATTGTCCTACTTCACACAATGTAGTAGTCGTCTGTTTtcatgtgtacagtatatattaaattctgtacatttttagctgTGCACCAGTCTGATCATCACTGGCTCACCCTGCATCTGGACCAGGAACTCTGTCTTTATGCGACGGGCAGCCTCGCTCTCGTTCTCATTCCTGGAGCCACACAGTGAGTCCACCTCATCAATAAAGATGATGGAGGGTTTGTGTTGGCGAGCCAGGTCAAAAAGACTCTTCACTAGCCTGAAAGACAGGGaaggacaaaatgagacaaagggACAGAGACGGGTGACTGCTGCTCTGGTTTGAACATGATGTTTACTGAGCGTTGTGGTCATTAAAAGTAGAATACTGTCTCTGGCCTCACCAATGTTTTTTAAGTGGTAGTTGTATGGGgtaactccatagagaaaatctgcgatCACGGCACACAAGAGCTGGTGCACTGGTGCATCCATCATTAACTTCAAACGGGCTGTTCTGTAATGTGGAACTCTTCATTTGGTTTTACCAAAGTAACACAAACGAGACAAATGAGGCGGCAGAAGCTCCGAGGGTGCTTCAAACTAAAAACACGGACTCTTTAATTTGACTGGACATTCGCTAGGTGAGTTTTTTAGTTAAGAATACAAATCAGttttcttgtgtccctgctgatagccatgttttcattgaactagagctgaaatgattaattgattattaatcgacaactattttgacaattgattcatcggtttgaagcttttttcatgattaaaacaagatttccgattgcttaagcttcttaaatgtgagtattttcttcatttttttgctccacataacaaagaaaaggtttggtttgtggacaaaacaagacatttgagaacatcagtATTTCCAGGTCTTAAGGTTTTTTGAtcatttatggaccaagcgattaatcgagaaaataatcgacagattaatcgattatgaaaataatcgttagttgcagctctacattgAACGTAATCATGATGCACAGGGTGCTCACAGCCCAGGCAGCACTGACCATGTGTCAGTACTTCATATATAAATCTtccaaaaaaatcacagactgATTGGCATGTCAAGAATGAACTGAGCAGTGTACTATTATCACTTCATTTTAACACATTCTGACTTCCATTAAATCTGAGACGTAAGGTGAGTCATACTTCTCGCTCTCTCCCAGCCACTTGGACATGAGGTCTGAGGAAGAGACGGAGAAAAAGGTGGAGTTGTTGGCCTCTGTGGCTACGGCCTTGGCCAGGTATGACTTCCCCGTCCCCGGAGGACCGAACAGTAAGATGCCTCTCCATGGAGTCCGTTTGCCTGAAAACAATAGATAATGGTCATTCGAGCAGGCCACAGCAAATCAGTGTTTCTGATAGGGGTGGGAATCTTTAGGCACCTCACCATACGACTGCTGTTTGATTTATAACGCGATTATCAATGCAATATAATGACAATTGTTTTCACACTTAAAGGAATCATAGTGTGTTTCGTATTATATCTCGATTTATTCATGCAAACGTGAATTGAGAATTGTAAACATGCAGCCATATAGAGACAGAAATGACATGCCATCGTGTCAATACGACAAAACAACATTGTGTAATGCATTTACTAATACACAAATTACAATACCTGTGAATAGGTGAGGGAATTTGATGGGCAGGATGACGGCTTCCTTCAGGGCTTCCTTGGCCCCCTCCAGGCCAGCTACATCGTTCCAGCTGATGTTGGGCTTCTCCATTACAATGGCATCTGCTCACACAGGAAGAAGATGGTTACATTCCTGACGACCTTGAAGCACCGTACACCTGGCACCAATAGTAGTACTTGGTAATGTAGCTGAATCCTAACATCTCTATGTTAAGATTCTAAAAATACAGACATTAAAGCTCTAAGCAACAAAGACTGGGCTCTAGCATTTTCTCACTGACATCGCAGCTTGTCTGTTATTATACATCTGTTATACATTTCAGACTGAGGAAAAAATTAAATTGTCAAAATGAACGggccaaaaaataaacaacaattaacgGCCATCAGCTGCTCTTATTTAAAAGAAGTGGAGTggtaaaatagatttttattaaGATGGCAAAAAAGAGTGTTTTTAGAgttgcaacacaaacacatcgtCAGACATAAACGTTTTATTGTCAAGTTTGTTTATCACAAGTCaaagtttttaatgaaaacagtgaTGGACTTTTTTCCATTGCAAACATTTGCTGTAACACTCTCTGCAGCTAAGTTTTCTGCgaagtttggtttattttaacaCTCATAAAAAAAGTTGGGGCTCAAACTCcaataattaaatgttatttcCAGACATTACTACTGTATGGTTAAGTCTGATGAAGAAGGATGAATTCATGCTCATTCACTCACCCATAAGTTGCTCCTGCAGTTTCTTATCTTGGTTTTCTCCCTCGCTGTCACTATTACACCTACGACACAAACGGACGCATGAAGAAACAAGAGCGTTAAAATGAATTCCACCTCCGAGTTTGAGATGTGCATCTATGAAGATGGCTGCATACTTTTCATTGCTCTGTGCCACCTTCACAGGCTTCTTGGCCTGTTGTTTATTCCTCAGGTATTCCTTAAGCTTCTCTGCTCGGTCCAGGTACTGTGTGCATTTGGCTCGTATGCTGTCCTTTGCCTTGTCTCTGTGGGTCTCATCTGAAGATTAAATGACCAGCAGAGGGGTCAGAAAAGGACGGGTAGCATGTGCACGTAGAGGAAAGTAGTACAGTACTCACATTTGATGACATGAAGGAAATTTTCCACAGCGATCTGATAAAGGCGTAAGGCCTCCTCATAGTTCTTTGCCCTGTCTTCTTGTGTGGCTCTAGTCGCCAGACTAATGGCTTTCTGCAGTGACAACAGAGAAATTGTGACCAaggacagatgaagacagaaTATACACCTATCGGCATATTTTTATATCTTTCTTACACATATTTTTCTATCCATagtgagttttttttacatttttaataattttctgCACAGAACAGTTGACAATAAGACAGACAAACCAGTCTTTTCACTGCATTGATGACgtgtttatttctgtataaGACACACCCCCTGATGACAACACCTTTCATCCACCAAATGTATGAACATTTAGATTTTACAGAATCTAGTTGCCTGAGTATTGAACAACAAGATCACTGGTGTAATATATGATCAATTTTCACGTTAATCTCTTTGTGTAGCTATGCGTGAGAACAGTTAATATTCTCACGAAGAAAGGCCTATAAATGTCAGTATCACAACAGCCGATGATCTACATTTGCAGTCTCGATATATGGagaatatacatttatttcatcacaCTATAACAAAGCAATTCATGCTAGCACTCCTACACCAAAATTCAATCATTTGATTTTTTGCAGTGTAGGTCGCTATAACGCTCAATGCTTTTGGTACTTCTCTATAAAACCAATTCACATTCTGCTCCTGAGATTTATAAACAAAACTAGCATGCCAGCCATGCTACAATGGCTTTAGCTGACAGGTAGCAAGGCAAAGCTAATTCAAAAGTTGACATACCTGCAATCTTGACGACATTTCATCTCATTCTTTGTTATATATCCCGTCTTGATACGGATTTATGTACAgttcataataaaaacaaacacgcgTGTATTTaagatgcaaaatgaatcaaaactgGCTGCGAGCCTCGTGCTTTTATGTGATGTCGACCTTAGATGTGAATGATGTCATGACAATGgctttgatttcattttcaaacatgagTTTTGACTTGGAGGTGGATTTTCAGCTGTCCTTGTTTTTGATAACTAGTTTCTCTTTAAGAGTGAAGATTAAAGTGGGCTTGCATTGAAGCAGGACGTC
This genomic interval carries:
- the LOC122771687 gene encoding vacuolar protein sorting-associated protein 4A-like, which gives rise to MMQPDSIFTEKEIVMRKLFVPAKQRGRCIFCLHLSLVTISLLSLQKAISLATRATQEDRAKNYEEALRLYQIAVENFLHVIKYETHRDKAKDSIRAKCTQYLDRAEKLKEYLRNKQQAKKPVKVAQSNEKCNSDSEGENQDKKLQEQLMDAIVMEKPNISWNDVAGLEGAKEALKEAVILPIKFPHLFTGKRTPWRGILLFGPPGTGKSYLAKAVATEANNSTFFSVSSSDLMSKWLGESEKLVKSLFDLARQHKPSIIFIDEVDSLCGSRNENESEAARRIKTEFLVQMQGVGNNSDGVLVLGATNIPWVLDAAIRRRFEKRIYIPLPEEPARAQMFRLHLGNTPHSLSPANLSQLAHNTDGYSGADISIIVRDALMQPVRKVQSATHFKKIQGPSRSNNQLMVDDLLTPCSPGEPEAIEMTWIDVPSDKLLEPIVCMSDMLRSLSTTRPTVRSEDLLKIQKFTEDFGMEG